A genomic region of Phenylobacterium parvum contains the following coding sequences:
- a CDS encoding acyl-CoA dehydrogenase family protein — protein MNTITPAKAAFGFDPKDDLNDLRMSEKATPLYEHVKRFVHETVAPMSEKFHKLGEGRADRWGYAPGQLELLEEAKNQAKKEGLWNFFLPDAETGEGLSNLDYAYIAVELGKVPLASEVMNCSAPDTGNMEVLERVGTPEQKERWLKPLLNGEIRSAFAMTEPDRASSDAKNVGMSAVLENGEWVINGEKYYISGAGDPRCKIMITMVKTSPDAPPSRQQSQILVPIDTAGVEILGPMHVFGEDDAPHGHMHIRFTNVRVPESNMLLGEGRGFEISQLRLGPGRIHHCMRSIGQAERALDLMVRRGLSREAFGRKIAWLGGNVEIISRARIDIEAMRLMVLKAAKAMDILGNREARVWVHMVKAMVPERVCQIIDQAIQMHGATGVSQWTPLSRMYTGQRTLRIADGPDEVHHLVVGRNEIRQYEGGGEDQTSGVVWRN, from the coding sequence ATGAACACGATCACCCCGGCCAAGGCCGCTTTCGGCTTCGATCCCAAGGACGACCTGAACGACCTGCGGATGAGCGAGAAGGCGACGCCGCTCTACGAGCACGTCAAGCGCTTCGTCCACGAGACCGTCGCCCCCATGTCGGAGAAGTTCCACAAGCTGGGCGAGGGCCGGGCTGACCGCTGGGGCTATGCCCCCGGCCAGCTGGAGCTGCTCGAGGAAGCCAAGAACCAGGCGAAGAAGGAAGGCCTCTGGAACTTCTTCCTGCCTGACGCCGAGACCGGCGAGGGACTGTCCAACCTCGACTACGCCTACATCGCCGTGGAGCTGGGCAAGGTCCCGCTCGCTTCGGAAGTGATGAACTGCTCGGCCCCGGACACGGGCAACATGGAAGTGCTGGAGCGTGTCGGCACGCCCGAGCAGAAGGAGCGCTGGCTGAAGCCCCTGCTGAACGGCGAGATCCGCTCGGCCTTCGCCATGACCGAGCCGGACCGGGCCTCCTCCGACGCCAAGAACGTCGGCATGAGCGCGGTGCTGGAGAACGGCGAGTGGGTGATCAACGGCGAGAAGTACTACATCTCCGGCGCCGGCGACCCGCGCTGCAAGATCATGATCACCATGGTCAAGACCAGCCCGGACGCGCCCCCCAGCCGCCAGCAGTCGCAGATCCTGGTGCCCATCGACACGGCCGGCGTGGAGATCCTCGGCCCGATGCACGTCTTTGGCGAGGATGACGCGCCGCACGGCCACATGCACATCCGCTTCACCAACGTGCGGGTGCCGGAATCCAACATGCTGCTGGGCGAGGGCCGCGGCTTCGAGATCAGCCAGCTGCGCCTCGGCCCGGGCCGGATCCACCACTGCATGCGCTCGATCGGCCAGGCCGAGCGGGCCCTGGACCTGATGGTCCGCCGGGGCCTGTCGCGCGAGGCCTTCGGCCGCAAGATCGCCTGGCTGGGCGGCAACGTCGAGATCATCTCCCGCGCCCGGATCGACATCGAGGCCATGCGCCTGATGGTCCTCAAGGCCGCCAAGGCCATGGACATCCTCGGTAACCGCGAAGCCCGCGTCTGGGTGCACATGGTCAAGGCCATGGTCCCCGAGCGGGTCTGCCAGATCATCGACCAGGCCATCCAGATGCACGGCGCCACCGGCGTCTCGCAGTGGACCCCCCTGTCCCGGATGTACACCGGCCAGCGCACCCTGCGCATCGCCGACGGCCCGGATGAGGTCCATCACCTGGTGGTCGGCCGCAATGAGATCCGCCAGTACGAGGGCGGCGGCGAAGACCAGACCTCGGGCGTCGTCTGGCGGAACTGA
- a CDS encoding phosphotransferase, whose translation MSEGEAEITEVRAAHRFDEARLEAWLDGRLEGFRRPLTVRQFEGGHSNPTFLIASPDRRWVVRKKPPGDLLPSAHQVGREYTVLKALGGSGVPVPTVRLHCEDASVIGSEFFVMDWVKGRIFLDPSLPGMTPAERRAVFTDYLRVLARLHAVDPASVGLSDYGRPGNYYERQISRWVRQYKAAQTDDHPDMERLMEWLPAHMPAESETRIVHGDFSIRNCMLHPTEPKLEAVLDWELSTLGDPYSDVAYTTLFMMGETTQKTLTDLGIPSQAEIFEIYAEASGRPALKDWSFHLAFTLFRIAAINQGVYKRGLDGNASSDRYVEAYPSIQRYAARAWSIANGGPAVV comes from the coding sequence ATGTCCGAAGGCGAGGCCGAGATCACTGAGGTGCGGGCCGCGCACCGCTTCGACGAGGCCCGGCTGGAGGCCTGGCTGGACGGGCGGCTTGAGGGCTTTCGCAGGCCGCTGACCGTCCGCCAGTTCGAGGGCGGGCACTCCAACCCCACCTTCCTGATCGCCTCGCCGGACCGCCGCTGGGTGGTGCGCAAGAAGCCGCCCGGCGACCTCCTGCCCTCGGCCCACCAGGTCGGGCGCGAGTACACCGTGCTCAAGGCCCTGGGCGGCTCCGGCGTGCCGGTGCCCACCGTACGCCTGCACTGCGAGGATGCGTCGGTCATCGGTTCCGAGTTCTTCGTCATGGACTGGGTCAAAGGCCGGATCTTCCTCGATCCTTCCCTGCCCGGCATGACCCCCGCCGAGCGCCGGGCGGTCTTCACCGACTACCTCAGGGTGCTGGCCAGGCTACACGCCGTCGACCCCGCCTCGGTCGGACTGTCCGACTACGGACGGCCGGGCAACTACTACGAGCGGCAGATCAGCCGCTGGGTGCGCCAGTACAAGGCCGCCCAGACCGACGACCATCCCGACATGGAGCGGCTGATGGAGTGGCTGCCGGCCCACATGCCGGCGGAGAGCGAGACCCGGATCGTCCACGGCGACTTCTCGATCCGCAACTGCATGCTGCACCCGACCGAGCCGAAGCTCGAGGCCGTGCTGGACTGGGAGCTGTCGACCCTGGGCGACCCCTATTCCGACGTCGCCTACACCACCCTCTTCATGATGGGCGAGACCACCCAGAAGACCCTCACAGACCTGGGGATCCCGTCCCAGGCCGAGATATTCGAGATCTACGCCGAGGCTTCGGGCCGGCCTGCCCTGAAGGACTGGAGCTTCCACCTGGCCTTCACCCTGTTCCGCATCGCGGCCATCAACCAGGGGGTCTACAAGCGCGGCCTGGACGGCAACGCCTCGTCGGACCGGTATGTCGAGGCCTATCCCTCGATCCAGCGCTACGCCGCCCGCGCCTGGTCCATCGCCAACGGGGGCCCTGCGGTTGTCTGA
- a CDS encoding aspartate aminotransferase family protein, protein MSDGLLERRNRAFGAGAALFYETPLHIVRGEGAWLFDVDGRRYVDMYNNVPCVGHGNPRVAEAIGRQQGTLNVHSRYLHEDIIRLAERVAGLHGDFAQSVIFSCSGTEANEIALRMARMATGRRGILCTDATYHGNTELVGAMSGLPAGSERSPGFRSFPFPQTFRTPEPGLSGAALTEAYLVGLDRAMDALEASGDGIAALIVCSILANEGLPDLPPGFMGRAAERVRARGGLIIADEVQSGYGRTGQWWGYQVTGFTPDIVVTGKPMGNGVPLAATTASRALVETFRSRTRYFNTFASSPLQAAAGHAVLDEIESRDLLANAGRVGAFLKAELKARVGRWPGVADARGCGLFLGVEMVGPDGAPDLAAARAVCNGLKDRGFLTSNAGAFNNVVKIRPPLVFSQADAEAFLPAFDATLDTLHGAG, encoded by the coding sequence TTGTCTGACGGACTGCTTGAGCGTCGCAACCGGGCCTTCGGCGCGGGGGCGGCCCTCTTCTACGAGACGCCCCTGCACATCGTCCGGGGCGAAGGCGCCTGGCTCTTCGACGTCGACGGCCGGCGATATGTGGACATGTACAACAACGTGCCCTGCGTGGGGCACGGCAACCCCCGGGTGGCCGAGGCCATCGGCCGCCAGCAGGGGACCCTGAACGTCCACTCCCGCTACCTGCACGAGGACATCATCCGCCTGGCCGAACGGGTGGCCGGCCTGCACGGCGACTTCGCGCAGAGCGTGATCTTTTCCTGCTCGGGGACCGAGGCCAACGAGATCGCCCTGCGCATGGCCCGCATGGCCACGGGCCGTCGGGGCATCCTCTGCACGGACGCCACCTACCACGGCAATACCGAGCTCGTCGGGGCCATGAGCGGCCTGCCGGCGGGGTCCGAGCGGTCGCCGGGGTTCCGCAGCTTTCCCTTTCCCCAGACCTTCCGGACGCCGGAGCCCGGCCTGTCCGGCGCGGCCCTGACCGAGGCCTACCTGGTGGGTCTGGACAGGGCCATGGACGCCCTGGAGGCCTCCGGCGACGGGATCGCGGCCCTGATCGTCTGCTCCATCCTGGCCAATGAGGGCCTGCCCGACCTCCCGCCGGGCTTCATGGGCAGGGCCGCCGAACGGGTGCGGGCCCGCGGGGGGCTCATCATCGCCGACGAGGTTCAGTCCGGTTACGGCCGCACGGGCCAGTGGTGGGGCTATCAGGTGACCGGCTTCACACCGGACATCGTGGTGACGGGCAAGCCCATGGGCAACGGCGTGCCGTTGGCCGCGACCACCGCCTCCCGCGCCCTGGTCGAGACCTTCCGGTCCCGGACCCGCTATTTCAACACCTTCGCCTCCAGCCCCCTGCAGGCGGCGGCGGGTCACGCCGTGCTGGACGAGATCGAGTCCCGGGACCTGCTGGCCAACGCCGGACGGGTCGGGGCCTTCCTGAAGGCCGAGCTGAAGGCGCGGGTCGGCCGCTGGCCCGGCGTGGCCGACGCCCGGGGCTGCGGCCTCTTCCTGGGGGTGGAGATGGTCGGTCCCGACGGCGCCCCGGACCTCGCTGCAGCCCGGGCCGTATGCAATGGGCTCAAGGACCGGGGCTTCCTGACCTCGAACGCCGGGGCCTTCAACAACGTGGTCAAGATCCGGCCGCCCCTGGTCTTCAGCCAGGCCGACGCCGAGGCCTTCCTCCCCGCCTTTGACGCGACGCTGGACACCCTCCATGGAGCCGGCTGA
- a CDS encoding phosphotransferase enzyme family protein, whose translation MEPAEAERVFLPAAREAAKAFPVEDPQLSLVTVSENVTFRLTDGRTGEDWVLRLHRPGYNSEAELEAERVWTSALREAGLAAPEPLHARDGRAFTPQAVAGTGEVRLVGVTRWIEGEVLDDFLESPDRTGERPLWFRRLGALVARTHLQSEAWTPPPGFARTRLDADGLMGPAPRWGPFWDHAALGPEDRDLAIQARDVLHARLSALPLEPSVFGMIHADLHPGNLLVRDGDLAIIDFDDAAFGWRMYDIAVALTHQQASQDFAAVRDAFLAGYRQVRDLPETEAAQLSDFLLVRDLVQLGWLHERPEIETGDWLPARVDLIRRRCEALLADA comes from the coding sequence ATGGAGCCGGCTGAGGCCGAACGGGTCTTCCTGCCCGCCGCCCGGGAGGCCGCCAAGGCCTTTCCGGTGGAAGACCCCCAGCTGTCACTGGTCACGGTCTCGGAGAACGTCACCTTCCGCCTGACGGACGGCAGGACTGGCGAGGACTGGGTCCTGCGCCTGCACCGGCCGGGCTACAATTCCGAGGCGGAGCTGGAGGCCGAGCGGGTCTGGACCTCGGCCCTGCGCGAGGCCGGACTGGCCGCCCCCGAGCCCTTGCATGCCCGGGACGGACGGGCCTTCACGCCGCAGGCCGTGGCCGGGACCGGAGAGGTGCGGCTGGTCGGGGTGACCCGCTGGATCGAAGGCGAGGTGCTGGACGATTTCCTGGAGTCGCCGGACCGGACCGGCGAGCGCCCCTTGTGGTTCCGCCGCCTCGGCGCCCTGGTCGCCCGAACCCACCTGCAGTCCGAGGCCTGGACCCCGCCGCCCGGCTTCGCACGGACGCGCCTGGACGCCGACGGCCTGATGGGTCCTGCGCCCCGGTGGGGCCCCTTCTGGGACCATGCGGCCCTCGGCCCCGAGGACCGTGACCTTGCCATCCAGGCGCGGGATGTCCTGCACGCGCGCCTGTCCGCCCTGCCCTTGGAACCGTCCGTCTTCGGTATGATCCACGCCGACCTGCACCCCGGGAACCTTCTGGTTCGGGACGGGGACCTCGCCATCATCGACTTCGACGACGCGGCCTTCGGCTGGCGGATGTACGACATCGCCGTGGCCCTCACGCACCAACAGGCTTCGCAGGATTTCGCTGCGGTCAGGGACGCCTTCCTGGCCGGATACCGGCAGGTGCGCGACCTGCCGGAGACCGAGGCGGCGCAGCTGTCCGATTTCCTGCTGGTGCGCGACCTCGTCCAGCTGGGCTGGCTGCACGAGCGGCCGGAGATCGAGACCGGCGACTGGCTTCCGGCCCGGGTCGACCTGATCCGCCGGCGCTGCGAGGCCCTTCTGGCGGACGCCTAG
- a CDS encoding SRPBCC family protein, producing the protein MKRFLVAAVLAVALPGAALAASPEYAVIRMSQPVDRPAAEAWKKVGGWCDLGAWMKIDCTVTKGDGGIGSVRSIAGGRVTEIMVARTDLSYGYAQPPVEGRPYDLYHGFLEAKPVTAKTSVLEYTLMYDVSGLPDAAARTADQARRRAMFEGALRNMKALAESQ; encoded by the coding sequence ATGAAGCGCTTCCTCGTCGCCGCCGTCCTTGCCGTCGCCCTCCCGGGCGCCGCCCTGGCCGCCAGCCCGGAGTACGCCGTCATCCGCATGAGCCAGCCTGTCGATCGCCCGGCGGCCGAGGCCTGGAAGAAGGTGGGCGGCTGGTGCGACCTGGGCGCCTGGATGAAGATCGACTGCACGGTCACGAAGGGCGATGGCGGCATCGGCTCGGTCCGCTCCATCGCCGGCGGCCGGGTCACCGAGATCATGGTGGCGCGCACCGACCTGTCCTACGGCTACGCCCAGCCGCCGGTGGAGGGGCGCCCCTACGACCTCTACCACGGCTTCCTGGAGGCCAAGCCGGTCACCGCGAAGACCTCGGTGCTCGAATACACCCTGATGTACGACGTCTCCGGCCTGCCGGACGCCGCCGCCCGCACCGCCGACCAGGCCCGCCGCCGGGCCATGTTCGAGGGCGCCCTGCGCAACATGAAGGCCCTCGCCGAAAGCCAGTAA
- a CDS encoding class I adenylate-forming enzyme family protein translates to MTDAAPPPATRAEALALLTATGQPFELATLEIGGYPRKVFVHAPPTLREMFAAAVSDATFLVYGEERMTFAEVTRDAGRLASVLVSRFGVGKGDRVAFSMRNFPEWVISYQAATSIGAVAVAMNALWQSDELEYGLKDCGAKVFIADQERLDRLAGCSPDLKVPVIAVRADRPGEAARYEDLMAEAAGASLPAIDIAPDDDATIFYTSGSTGHPKGVVSSHRNIISALFSWELDVRAGALMQGIEPVPPARQPVALLGVPLFHVTGANAIFLQCYRAQRAMVCMYKWDAELAAEIIEREKVTSFTAPAAMTGDLVREAKRTSRDLSSLLTVGGGGAPRAPEQVAQIGSSFAQAMPNTGWGMTETNAIGTGIGGEEYLNRPASSGRCSAVLELKILDEQGRVLPAGERGELLIRGTSLFRGYWNRPELNAEIFEDGWFRTGDVAYLDDEGYLFIVDRIKDLIIRGGENIGCGQVEAALLKHPHIHEAAVYAVPDERLGEEVGATVHGDPGLDPDEIRDFLKDHLARFEVPRYIDISPEPLPRIASGKILKRGLRDEAARRLAAAATT, encoded by the coding sequence ATGACTGACGCCGCGCCCCCGCCCGCCACCCGGGCTGAAGCCCTCGCCCTCCTCACGGCGACCGGCCAGCCCTTTGAGCTGGCGACCCTCGAGATCGGCGGATACCCCCGGAAGGTGTTCGTCCATGCCCCGCCGACCCTGCGGGAGATGTTCGCGGCGGCGGTCTCGGACGCCACCTTCCTGGTCTATGGCGAGGAGCGGATGACCTTCGCCGAGGTCACCCGGGACGCAGGCCGCCTTGCCTCGGTCCTCGTCTCCCGCTTCGGCGTGGGCAAGGGCGACCGGGTCGCCTTCTCCATGCGCAACTTCCCGGAGTGGGTGATCTCCTACCAGGCGGCGACCTCCATCGGGGCGGTGGCCGTGGCGATGAACGCCCTGTGGCAGTCGGACGAGCTGGAGTACGGCCTGAAGGACTGCGGCGCGAAGGTCTTCATCGCCGATCAGGAGCGGCTGGACCGCCTGGCCGGCTGCTCGCCGGACCTCAAGGTCCCGGTGATCGCCGTCCGCGCCGACCGGCCGGGCGAGGCGGCGCGCTACGAGGACCTGATGGCCGAGGCTGCGGGCGCCAGCCTGCCCGCCATCGATATCGCCCCCGACGACGACGCCACCATCTTCTACACCTCGGGCTCGACGGGCCATCCCAAAGGGGTGGTGTCTTCCCACCGGAACATCATCTCGGCCCTCTTCTCCTGGGAGCTGGACGTCCGCGCCGGGGCCCTCATGCAGGGGATCGAGCCCGTCCCGCCGGCCCGCCAGCCTGTGGCCCTCCTGGGCGTGCCCCTGTTCCACGTCACCGGCGCCAACGCCATCTTCCTGCAATGCTACCGCGCCCAGCGCGCCATGGTCTGCATGTACAAGTGGGACGCCGAGCTCGCCGCCGAGATCATCGAGCGCGAGAAGGTCACCAGCTTCACCGCCCCCGCGGCCATGACCGGCGACCTGGTGCGCGAGGCCAAGCGGACCTCCCGGGATCTCTCCAGCCTGCTCACCGTGGGCGGTGGCGGCGCGCCCCGGGCGCCCGAGCAGGTGGCCCAGATCGGCTCGTCCTTCGCCCAGGCCATGCCCAATACCGGCTGGGGCATGACCGAGACCAACGCCATCGGCACCGGCATCGGCGGCGAGGAATACCTCAACCGTCCGGCCAGTTCGGGCCGCTGCTCGGCGGTGCTGGAGCTGAAGATTCTCGACGAACAGGGCCGGGTCCTGCCGGCCGGCGAGCGAGGCGAGCTGCTGATCCGCGGGACGAGCCTCTTCCGCGGCTACTGGAACCGCCCCGAGCTCAACGCCGAGATCTTCGAGGACGGCTGGTTCCGGACCGGCGACGTCGCCTACCTGGACGACGAGGGCTACCTCTTCATCGTCGACCGCATCAAGGACCTGATCATCCGGGGCGGCGAGAACATCGGCTGCGGCCAGGTGGAGGCGGCCCTGCTCAAGCATCCGCATATCCATGAGGCTGCGGTCTACGCCGTCCCCGACGAGCGGCTGGGCGAGGAGGTCGGCGCCACCGTCCACGGCGACCCTGGCCTCGACCCCGACGAAATCCGCGACTTCCTCAAGGATCACCTCGCCCGGTTCGAGGTTCCCCGCTACATCGACATCTCGCCTGAACCCCTGCCGCGCATCGCCTCGGGCAAGATCCTCAAGCGCGGCCTGCGCGACGAGGCCGCCCGTCGCCTCGCCGCCGCCGCCACGACTTGA
- a CDS encoding acyl-CoA dehydrogenase family protein yields MKDLGRIGFSEDQATLLEVATDFCQRRSPVATVRRLMEAEAGHDPAVWAELGDLGWLGVAIPEAYGGSGLGLAEVVPLVEQMGRRLMAGPFVSTTLAAQALIAGGTEDQKREALPRIAAGEAATLALAELDTDWEPETIGCTATRRPDGRLALSGRKILVTDAAEARRIIASVRLDGAPALVLLTPEDLPSGALRRETVIDETRRSFALALDGIVLDADRLLDPDRAGAALEHIHLVANLLAAADMVGGTQACIDYTLDYLRTRTQFGKVIGSYQALKHPIVDAYTRYEQARSHLYSAAHCFNEQGTGEIAVRMAKAAADVAYSFAADRAIQFHGGFGFTWDCDAQLYRRRAIWHAAQFGDAAFHRKKLARLLF; encoded by the coding sequence ATGAAGGATCTGGGAAGGATCGGGTTTTCCGAGGACCAGGCGACCCTCCTCGAGGTCGCGACGGACTTCTGCCAGCGGCGGTCCCCCGTGGCGACGGTTCGCCGCCTCATGGAGGCCGAGGCTGGCCACGACCCTGCAGTCTGGGCCGAGCTGGGCGACCTCGGCTGGCTGGGCGTGGCCATTCCGGAGGCCTACGGCGGCTCTGGACTTGGCCTCGCCGAGGTCGTTCCCCTGGTGGAGCAGATGGGCCGGCGGCTCATGGCGGGGCCCTTCGTCTCGACCACCCTCGCCGCCCAGGCCCTGATCGCCGGCGGGACCGAGGACCAGAAGCGGGAGGCCCTGCCGCGGATCGCCGCCGGCGAGGCGGCCACCCTGGCCCTGGCCGAGCTGGACACCGACTGGGAGCCGGAGACCATCGGCTGCACCGCGACGCGACGGCCTGACGGTCGGCTGGCCCTGTCCGGCCGGAAGATCCTGGTCACCGACGCCGCCGAGGCCCGCCGGATCATCGCCTCGGTCCGCCTGGACGGCGCCCCCGCCCTGGTGCTCCTGACGCCCGAGGACCTGCCCTCCGGCGCCCTTCGCCGGGAGACGGTGATCGACGAGACCCGCAGGTCCTTCGCCCTCGCCCTCGACGGGATCGTCCTGGATGCCGACCGGCTTCTCGACCCGGACCGCGCAGGCGCCGCTCTCGAGCACATCCACCTGGTGGCCAATCTCCTGGCCGCCGCCGACATGGTGGGCGGGACCCAGGCCTGCATCGACTACACCCTGGACTACCTGCGCACCCGCACCCAGTTCGGCAAGGTGATCGGCTCCTACCAGGCGCTGAAGCACCCCATCGTCGACGCTTACACCCGCTACGAGCAGGCCCGGTCGCACCTCTACAGCGCCGCCCACTGCTTCAACGAGCAGGGGACCGGCGAGATCGCCGTGCGCATGGCCAAGGCCGCCGCTGACGTCGCCTACAGCTTCGCCGCCGACCGGGCGATCCAGTTCCACGGAGGCTTCGGCTTCACCTGGGACTGCGACGCCCAGCTCTATCGCCGCCGGGCCATCTGGCATGCGGCCCAGTTCGGCGACGCCGCCTTCCACCGCAAGAAGCTCGCCCGCCTCCTTTTCTGA
- a CDS encoding acyl-CoA dehydrogenase family protein: MSTVDPKDLAAFAEQADAWFAENVVRDPGFMLPLTFMEVGTDKQFHFLRDWQNKVWEAGYLGAAWPKAYGGGGLSQAFQSAATRAMRKHHGPIMLNAIGINWAGPLILEMGTEAQKAAYLKGILSAEDIWCQGFSEPGHGSDLGSAQTRAVRNGDHYVVNGSKIWTTLGRYARYMILLARTDPSTERKYDGLSFFLMPMKAPGIETVPIRKLTGEHGFTQTFFTDAKAPVDGLVGPEGGGWKVAMRTLEYERGARGGQAGGYVSVGANAFDVFDLAQRTTRGGRPVLEDPLVADEMVGFLMEIQALTLNGQRTQVPELIADRPQGIPLASKLMGTEMSRRLNDFAVQLTGARGAYYVDEPEAADNGLWARNYLNSFSATIGGGTSQIQANIVGEHVLGLPKS; this comes from the coding sequence ATGAGCACAGTTGATCCCAAGGACCTCGCCGCCTTTGCCGAGCAGGCCGACGCCTGGTTCGCCGAGAACGTTGTCCGCGACCCCGGCTTCATGCTGCCCCTGACCTTCATGGAGGTCGGGACCGACAAGCAGTTCCACTTCCTGCGCGACTGGCAGAACAAGGTCTGGGAAGCGGGCTACCTGGGCGCGGCCTGGCCGAAGGCCTACGGCGGCGGCGGCCTGTCCCAGGCCTTCCAGAGCGCCGCCACCCGGGCCATGCGCAAGCACCACGGCCCGATCATGCTGAACGCCATCGGCATCAACTGGGCGGGTCCCCTGATCCTGGAGATGGGGACCGAGGCGCAGAAGGCGGCTTACCTCAAGGGCATCCTCTCGGCCGAGGACATCTGGTGCCAGGGCTTCTCCGAACCGGGCCACGGCTCGGACCTGGGCTCGGCCCAGACCCGGGCGGTGCGCAATGGCGACCACTATGTGGTCAACGGCTCGAAGATCTGGACCACCCTGGGCCGCTACGCCAGGTACATGATCCTGCTGGCCCGGACTGATCCCTCCACTGAGCGCAAGTATGACGGCCTGAGCTTCTTCCTCATGCCCATGAAGGCGCCGGGGATCGAGACCGTCCCGATCCGCAAGCTGACCGGCGAACACGGCTTCACCCAGACCTTCTTCACCGACGCCAAGGCCCCCGTCGACGGCCTCGTGGGCCCCGAGGGTGGCGGCTGGAAGGTGGCCATGCGCACCCTCGAGTACGAGCGCGGGGCCCGGGGCGGGCAGGCCGGCGGCTATGTCTCTGTTGGCGCCAACGCGTTCGACGTCTTCGACCTGGCCCAGCGGACAACGCGTGGCGGCCGGCCCGTCCTGGAGGATCCCCTGGTCGCCGACGAGATGGTCGGCTTCCTCATGGAGATCCAGGCCCTGACCCTCAATGGACAGCGCACCCAGGTGCCCGAACTGATCGCCGACCGCCCCCAGGGCATCCCCCTGGCCTCCAAGCTCATGGGCACGGAGATGTCCCGGCGCCTCAATGACTTCGCCGTCCAGCTGACGGGCGCCCGGGGCGCCTACTATGTCGACGAGCCCGAGGCTGCGGACAATGGCCTGTGGGCGCGCAACTACCTCAATTCCTTCTCGGCCACGATCGGCGGGGGCACCTCCCAGATCCAGGCCAACATCGTCGGCGAGCACGTGCTCGGCCTGCCGAAGTCGTAA
- a CDS encoding glutathione S-transferase family protein, which produces MKLYHCADARSLRPLWALEELGADYELVNMAFPPRATYPGYLNINPLGTVPTFVDGEVTLTESTGICHYLGEKLAPTDLRVDPSEPAYGEYLNWMYRSDATLTFPQTIVLRYTRLEPKERRLPQAAEDYTVWYLSRLRSVEAALEDREFLCAGRFTMADIAVHYALFLGETLGLAERYKPRSRDYLERLKERPAFLRAREKQALRAD; this is translated from the coding sequence ATGAAGCTCTATCACTGCGCCGACGCCCGTTCCCTGCGCCCCCTCTGGGCGCTGGAGGAGCTGGGCGCCGACTACGAGCTGGTCAACATGGCTTTCCCGCCCCGGGCGACCTATCCCGGCTACCTCAACATCAATCCCCTGGGCACCGTCCCGACCTTCGTCGACGGCGAGGTCACCCTCACCGAGTCCACGGGCATCTGCCACTATCTGGGCGAGAAGCTCGCGCCCACCGACCTGCGGGTCGATCCCTCCGAGCCGGCCTACGGCGAGTACCTCAACTGGATGTACCGGAGCGACGCGACCCTGACCTTTCCCCAGACGATCGTGCTTCGCTACACCCGGCTCGAGCCAAAGGAGCGCCGCCTGCCGCAGGCGGCCGAAGACTACACGGTCTGGTACCTCTCGCGTCTGCGCAGCGTCGAGGCGGCCCTGGAGGACCGGGAGTTCCTCTGCGCGGGCCGTTTCACCATGGCGGACATCGCGGTCCACTACGCCCTTTTCCTCGGCGAGACCCTGGGCCTCGCCGAGCGCTACAAGCCCCGCAGCCGCGACTATCTTGAGCGCCTCAAGGAACGTCCGGCCTTCCTCAGGGCCCGCGAGAAGCAGGCCCTCCGGGCGGACTGA